From Segatella copri, the proteins below share one genomic window:
- the tnpB gene encoding IS66 family insertion sequence element accessory protein TnpB (TnpB, as the term is used for proteins encoded by IS66 family insertion elements, is considered an accessory protein, since TnpC, encoded by a neighboring gene, is a DDE family transposase.), whose product MFGLNENTQYYVCQRYVRMNMGINGLYQIVRTEMELPPLGGAVFIFFSKNRQQVKMLKWDGDGFLLYQKRLERGTFELPFFDPQSKQCKMPYKTLSAIMSGICLKSMRYRKRLNL is encoded by the coding sequence ATGTTTGGATTAAACGAAAACACCCAGTATTACGTCTGCCAGCGATATGTCCGAATGAACATGGGCATAAATGGCCTGTACCAGATTGTGAGGACGGAGATGGAGCTGCCGCCACTCGGTGGTGCCGTCTTCATCTTCTTCTCAAAGAATCGCCAGCAGGTAAAAATGCTAAAATGGGATGGCGACGGTTTCTTGCTGTATCAGAAGCGACTGGAGCGAGGAACCTTTGAATTACCATTCTTTGATCCCCAAAGCAAACAATGCAAAATGCCGTACAAGACGCTATCTGCCATCATGAGCGGAATTTGCCTGAAAAGTATGAGATATAGGAAACGGCTTAATCTATAG
- the tnpC gene encoding IS66 family transposase, whose product MKKDEIIVLLKEQLQLANEQLQQANATVSSLTTQVNELIERIKSLEELLVQKGIAIDKANRQNKALGKLVSGKKSERQEKNPQDSMTQEEFDKKKEEQAEKRKARKNNGAKRDMHYEMKEVHVTIDPVMDAEFLKTLRLFGTRTCIRYSMEPIKFIKTVYHINTYTDGSIMYPGKTPPALLLNSSYSPSFAAGLLQMRYIYSMPVERIIKYFADNGFTLRKATANKLIARSADVLENFYKAICQVVLQQDYVSADETYHKVLLAKTKPTDKGSKKGYFWAVSAPKLGLVFFVYEDGSRSEQVILNIFSDYKGTIQSDAYAPYRKLESDAYPDIMRIACLQHVKRDFIDCGKEDKDAQEVVDILNRFYREDKKHKVGVNGWTVEDHLAYRQSYAPDILQDLLEKLEEISSRKDLLPKSTLAQAVGYALNEYNAICDIFKRGDTALDNNYIERIQRYISLSRRNSMFFGSHEGASRAAILYSIAISCRLNGINLFEYICDVIEKTVEWQPNTPLEKYRDLLPDRWKKQ is encoded by the coding sequence ATGAAAAAGGACGAAATTATAGTACTTTTAAAGGAACAGCTTCAGCTTGCAAACGAACAGCTTCAGCAAGCTAATGCTACGGTGAGTTCGTTGACTACACAGGTCAACGAACTCATTGAACGTATAAAGTCATTAGAAGAATTACTCGTCCAGAAAGGAATCGCCATTGACAAAGCGAATCGTCAGAACAAGGCACTCGGCAAGCTCGTTTCAGGCAAGAAGTCCGAACGTCAGGAAAAGAATCCACAAGACTCGATGACCCAGGAGGAATTTGACAAGAAGAAAGAAGAGCAGGCCGAAAAGAGAAAGGCACGCAAAAACAACGGAGCCAAGCGTGACATGCATTACGAGATGAAAGAGGTGCATGTTACGATAGATCCTGTCATGGATGCAGAGTTTTTGAAGACGTTGCGTCTCTTCGGAACTCGTACCTGTATACGTTACAGCATGGAACCCATCAAATTCATCAAGACCGTGTATCACATCAACACTTATACTGATGGAAGTATCATGTATCCGGGGAAAACTCCGCCGGCTCTGTTGTTGAATTCTTCCTATTCACCTTCCTTTGCAGCAGGACTCCTGCAGATGCGATACATCTATTCCATGCCGGTAGAGCGAATCATCAAATACTTTGCCGACAATGGGTTTACGTTAAGGAAAGCCACGGCAAACAAACTGATTGCCAGAAGTGCCGATGTACTGGAAAACTTCTATAAGGCTATCTGCCAAGTAGTGTTGCAGCAGGATTATGTCTCGGCAGACGAGACATACCATAAAGTGCTGTTAGCCAAGACAAAGCCTACGGACAAGGGTTCGAAGAAAGGCTACTTCTGGGCTGTAAGTGCGCCTAAACTGGGACTTGTCTTCTTCGTATATGAGGATGGATCACGCTCTGAGCAGGTCATACTTAACATATTCTCTGATTATAAAGGTACCATACAGAGTGATGCATATGCTCCTTACCGGAAACTGGAGTCGGATGCTTATCCTGACATTATGAGAATCGCCTGCCTGCAGCATGTCAAGAGAGATTTCATCGACTGCGGCAAGGAAGACAAGGATGCTCAGGAGGTCGTAGATATCCTCAACAGATTTTATCGAGAAGACAAAAAACATAAGGTTGGGGTAAATGGATGGACCGTTGAAGACCATCTAGCCTATCGGCAGTCATATGCACCGGACATTTTGCAGGATTTATTGGAGAAACTGGAGGAAATATCTTCCAGGAAAGATTTGCTGCCCAAGTCTACCTTGGCGCAGGCGGTCGGCTATGCCCTTAATGAATATAATGCCATTTGTGACATCTTCAAAAGAGGTGATACGGCTCTCGATAACAACTACATTGAGAGAATCCAGAGGTACATATCACTATCAAGAAGAAACTCAATGTTCTTTGGTTCGCACGAAGGAGCAAGCCGGGCGGCTATCCTATATTCTATCGCAATCTCATGCAGGC